A window from Carassius auratus strain Wakin chromosome 48, ASM336829v1, whole genome shotgun sequence encodes these proteins:
- the LOC113065615 gene encoding nuclear receptor subfamily 4 group A member 1-like isoform X2, with translation MDVSDQRDQLSTPSLPSITSLVGGYVGEFDTYSCQIATGAASTCTGSTSGQDLFDLQLYGCYPGTFALSYLDETMSSSGGSNCFGSPASAPSPSTPGFQPMSTWDSTFSPCSPDEGCWGSEKPLNQAASFFTFGHDELSPLGQLHPQLPDQDPFSQSQQHGSPLPFSPLSLEQGSRDGSGLMDGHLSPKARSPTGNEGRCAVCGDNASCQHYGVRTCEGCKGFFKRTVQKNAKYVCLANKDCPVDKRRRNRCQFCRFQKCLAVGMVKEVVRTDSLKGRRGRLPSKPKVVQDTLSVSSPVNIITSLVTAHIDSNPASGNLDYSKYQESVSGLSEKEDANDIQQFYDLLTGSMDVIRKWAGSIPGFSAFCKEDQELLLESAFVELFILRLAYRSNPETDKLIFCNGVVLHRTQCVRSFGDWIDSIMEFSQSLHRLNLDVSSFSCLATLVIITDRHGLKEPKRIEDFQNRLITCLRDHVSTIPPEATRPNYLSRLLSKLPELRTLCTQGLQRIFYLKLEDLVPPPPIVDKIFMDTLPF, from the exons ATGGATGTGAGTGACCAGCGGGACCAGCTCTCCACACCCTCCCTACCCAGCATCACCTCTCTGGTCGGAGGCTACGTTGGGGAGTTTGATACCTACTCATGCCAGATCGCCACGGGAGCTGCTTCTACCTGTACGGGCAGCACCTCTGGGCAGGACTTGTTCGACCTCCAGCTGTACGGCTGTTACCCAGGCACATTCGCTTTGAGTTACCTAGACGAGACGATGTCCTCTTCAGGTGGGTCAAACTGCTTTGGAAGTCCAGCTTCTGCACCATCGCCCTCTACGCCGGGATTCCAGCCCATGTCTACCTGGGACAGCACCTTTAGTCCCTGCTCCCCTGATGAGGGCTGCTGGGGTTCGGAGAAGCCTCTGAACCAGGCTGCATCTTTCTTCACGTTTGGACATGACGAGCTTTCTCCTTTGGGACAGTTGCATCCACAACTCCCAGATCAGGATCCCTTTTCTCAGTCCCAGCAACATGGTTCTCCACTTCCCTTCAGTCCACTCAGCCTGGAGCAGGGCAGTCGGGATGGCTCAGGACTAATGGATGGACACCTGTCTCCTAAAGCAAGGAGCCCCACAGGAAACGAAGGACGTTGTGCAGTGTGTGGAGACAACGCTTCCTGTCAGCATTACGGGGTGCGCACCTGTGAAGGATGCAAAGGCTTTTTCAAG CGCACAGTACAGAAAAACGCCAAGTATGTTTGCCTCGCCAACAAAGACTGCCCAGTGGACAAAAGGCGAAGAAACAGGTGCCAGTTCTGCCGCTTCCAAAAGTGCCTAGCTGTGGGAATGGTGAAAGAAG TTGTGAGAACAGACAGCCTGAAAGGCAGAAGAGGTCGTCTGCCGTCCAAACCAAAAGTTGTTCAGGACACACTGTCTGTCTCTTCACCTGTAAACATCATCACCTCTCTCGTCACTGCCCATATCGACTCAAACCCTGCCAGTGGAAATCTAGACTATTCAAAG TATCAGGAATCAGTATCCGGATTGTCTGAGAAGGAGGATGCCAATGACATACAGCAGTTTTATGACCTGCTAACAGGGTCAATGGATGTAATCAGGAAGTGGGCTGGAAGCATCCCTGGATTCAGTGCCTTCTGTAAGGAGGACCAAGAGCTTCTTCTTGAGTCAGCATTTGTTGAGCTCTTCATACTTCGGCTAGCATACAG GTCAAACCCTGAGACAGACAAACTCATTTTCTGCAATGGTGTGGTTCTGCACCGGACACAGTGCGTACGAAGCTTTGGGGACTGGATTGACTCCATTATGGAGTTTTCTCAGAGTTTACACCGCTTGAACTTGGATGTATCGTCTTTCTCTTGTCTTGCCACCCTGGTCATAATCACAG ATCGACATGGCTTGAAAGAACCCAAACGGATCGAAGACTTCCAAAACCGCCTGATCACGTGTCTCAGAGATCACGTCTCCACAATTCCCCCCGAGGCCACCCGGCCCAACTACCTGTCCCGACTCCTGAGCAAGCTTCCGGAGCTGAGGACACTGTGCACCCAGGGCCTCCAGCGAATCTTCTATCTTAAACTGGAAGACTTGGTCCCACCTCCACCCATTGTGGATAAAATCTTCATGGACACTTTGCCATTCTGA
- the LOC113065615 gene encoding nuclear receptor subfamily 4 group A member 1-like isoform X1 — MTCVQSQHGVQTYESSLFSSEFLNPDFTSRLAMDVSDQRDQLSTPSLPSITSLVGGYVGEFDTYSCQIATGAASTCTGSTSGQDLFDLQLYGCYPGTFALSYLDETMSSSGGSNCFGSPASAPSPSTPGFQPMSTWDSTFSPCSPDEGCWGSEKPLNQAASFFTFGHDELSPLGQLHPQLPDQDPFSQSQQHGSPLPFSPLSLEQGSRDGSGLMDGHLSPKARSPTGNEGRCAVCGDNASCQHYGVRTCEGCKGFFKRTVQKNAKYVCLANKDCPVDKRRRNRCQFCRFQKCLAVGMVKEVVRTDSLKGRRGRLPSKPKVVQDTLSVSSPVNIITSLVTAHIDSNPASGNLDYSKYQESVSGLSEKEDANDIQQFYDLLTGSMDVIRKWAGSIPGFSAFCKEDQELLLESAFVELFILRLAYRSNPETDKLIFCNGVVLHRTQCVRSFGDWIDSIMEFSQSLHRLNLDVSSFSCLATLVIITDRHGLKEPKRIEDFQNRLITCLRDHVSTIPPEATRPNYLSRLLSKLPELRTLCTQGLQRIFYLKLEDLVPPPPIVDKIFMDTLPF; from the exons ATGACCTGTGTTCAAAGTCAACATGGAGTCCAGACCTATGAGAGCTCCCTCTTCAGCTCAGAGTTTTTGAATCCTGACTTCACCTCCAGGTTGGCCATGGATGTGAGTGACCAGCGGGACCAGCTCTCCACACCCTCCCTACCCAGCATCACCTCTCTGGTCGGAGGCTACGTTGGGGAGTTTGATACCTACTCATGCCAGATCGCCACGGGAGCTGCTTCTACCTGTACGGGCAGCACCTCTGGGCAGGACTTGTTCGACCTCCAGCTGTACGGCTGTTACCCAGGCACATTCGCTTTGAGTTACCTAGACGAGACGATGTCCTCTTCAGGTGGGTCAAACTGCTTTGGAAGTCCAGCTTCTGCACCATCGCCCTCTACGCCGGGATTCCAGCCCATGTCTACCTGGGACAGCACCTTTAGTCCCTGCTCCCCTGATGAGGGCTGCTGGGGTTCGGAGAAGCCTCTGAACCAGGCTGCATCTTTCTTCACGTTTGGACATGACGAGCTTTCTCCTTTGGGACAGTTGCATCCACAACTCCCAGATCAGGATCCCTTTTCTCAGTCCCAGCAACATGGTTCTCCACTTCCCTTCAGTCCACTCAGCCTGGAGCAGGGCAGTCGGGATGGCTCAGGACTAATGGATGGACACCTGTCTCCTAAAGCAAGGAGCCCCACAGGAAACGAAGGACGTTGTGCAGTGTGTGGAGACAACGCTTCCTGTCAGCATTACGGGGTGCGCACCTGTGAAGGATGCAAAGGCTTTTTCAAG CGCACAGTACAGAAAAACGCCAAGTATGTTTGCCTCGCCAACAAAGACTGCCCAGTGGACAAAAGGCGAAGAAACAGGTGCCAGTTCTGCCGCTTCCAAAAGTGCCTAGCTGTGGGAATGGTGAAAGAAG TTGTGAGAACAGACAGCCTGAAAGGCAGAAGAGGTCGTCTGCCGTCCAAACCAAAAGTTGTTCAGGACACACTGTCTGTCTCTTCACCTGTAAACATCATCACCTCTCTCGTCACTGCCCATATCGACTCAAACCCTGCCAGTGGAAATCTAGACTATTCAAAG TATCAGGAATCAGTATCCGGATTGTCTGAGAAGGAGGATGCCAATGACATACAGCAGTTTTATGACCTGCTAACAGGGTCAATGGATGTAATCAGGAAGTGGGCTGGAAGCATCCCTGGATTCAGTGCCTTCTGTAAGGAGGACCAAGAGCTTCTTCTTGAGTCAGCATTTGTTGAGCTCTTCATACTTCGGCTAGCATACAG GTCAAACCCTGAGACAGACAAACTCATTTTCTGCAATGGTGTGGTTCTGCACCGGACACAGTGCGTACGAAGCTTTGGGGACTGGATTGACTCCATTATGGAGTTTTCTCAGAGTTTACACCGCTTGAACTTGGATGTATCGTCTTTCTCTTGTCTTGCCACCCTGGTCATAATCACAG ATCGACATGGCTTGAAAGAACCCAAACGGATCGAAGACTTCCAAAACCGCCTGATCACGTGTCTCAGAGATCACGTCTCCACAATTCCCCCCGAGGCCACCCGGCCCAACTACCTGTCCCGACTCCTGAGCAAGCTTCCGGAGCTGAGGACACTGTGCACCCAGGGCCTCCAGCGAATCTTCTATCTTAAACTGGAAGACTTGGTCCCACCTCCACCCATTGTGGATAAAATCTTCATGGACACTTTGCCATTCTGA
- the LOC113065616 gene encoding general receptor for phosphoinositides 1-associated scaffold protein-like, translated as MKNMTLRRVKKLNSKEPDSGSLCHDSGEIYLTSSKSDSCGTVDRGPSNSTEVYNYKTLAYSGGTLPRNFKKNGGLQKWKPLSHSPEPQRKTVILMKKEKEAFGFEIQTYGLHHQSENSLEMCTFVCKVHEDSPAKFAGLKVGDTIASVNDTSVEGFRHKEIVQLIKSSGNSIRLETVYSDSIRKAELEARLQYLRQNLYEKWDEYRSLMVQEQRLVHGIVMSDVAMYESLESAGVYGSLGAPSPAIMRALLGTGGTGSTGSTSSSVSQLSAATNEDDPLYQTCMFQGERSNNASNDELDANQEKTQSGRSRLIRPASELFPTAKTTVTRSASTRSYLRGPPSSSSSSSSSVPNGEKQQCGGFSTLQRKPKQKSFRRRLLKIIPGLHRPMEEEESKL; from the exons ATGAAAAATATGACTTTGCGACGCGTAAAGAAGCTTAACTCGAAAGAGCCGGACAGCGGTTCTTTGTGTCATGACAGTGGAGAGATCTACTTAACGTCCTCCAAATCGGACAGCTGTGGGACTGTGGACCGTGGACCCTCAAACTCCACTGAGGTTTATAATTACAAGACCCTCGCTTACTCTGGAGGGACCCTACCGAGGAACTTTAAAAAG AATGGTGGGCTGCAGAAATGGAAACCCCTTTCGCACTCTCCAGAACCACAAAG GAAAACTGTGATCCTAATGAAGAAAGAGAAGGAGGCCTTTGGCTTCGAGATCCAG aCATATGGGCTGCATCACCAGAGTGAGAACTCGTTAGAGATGTGCACCTTTGTTTGCAAAGTCCACGAAGACAGTCCTGCTAAATTTGCAGGCCTTAAAGTCG GAGACACAATCGCCAGCGTGAATGACACTTCTGTTGAAGGCTTTCGGCACAAAGAAATCGTCCAGCTCATTAAATCATCAGGCAACAGCATAAG GCTAGAAACCGTCTACAGCGACTCTATACGAAAAGCAGAATTGGAAGCACGACTGCAGTATCTAAGG CAAAACCTCTATGAGAAATGGGATGAATACAGATCTCTTATGGTGCAAGAGCAGCGGCTTGTGCATG GCATCGTCATGAGTGATGTGGCTATGTACGAGTCTCTGGAGTCAGCTGGTGTGTACGGTAGTCTGGGAGCTCCAAGCCCTGCAATCATGCGCGCGTTACTTGGCACCGGCGGCACCGGCAGCACTGGCAGCACGAGCAGCAGCGTCAGCCAACTCAGTGCCGCCACAAATGAAGATGACCCACTCTACCAAACCTGCATGTTCCAGGGGGAGCGTTCCAACAACGCCAGCAATGACGAGCTTGATGCGAACCAAGAGAAGACCCAAAGTGGCCGTTCACGACTCATCCGACCCGCCAGCGAGCTCTTTCCTACAGCCAAGACCACCGTGACCCGTAGCGCCAGCACACGCAGTTACCTGAGAGGCCcgccgtcatcatcatcatcatcgtcgtccTCTGTGCCTAACGGAGAAAAGCAGCAGTGCGGAGGGTTCAGCACACTGCAGCGCAAACCCAAACAGAAGAGCTTCAGGCGGAGGCTGTTGAAGATCATTCCCGGACTACACCGACCCATGGAAGAGGAGGAAAGCAAACTGTGA